GAAGcgggaaaaatcaaacaataaAGAACAAAATAAACCGGTTAAAAAGTATCAATCAGGTGTGACTCAGAATGTTGTGGCCAGTGGAAAGGCTCCAGCTAAGGATGATGGGGAAGTCTTGAATAACTCGAAACATAAGAAGAGCTCAGCTGCACAGGTGGCCCCCGAGTACAGGAATGGAAGTTCTGAACGCAAAGATGGAGTTGTTGATTCAGGTGCCAGCACCACTTCATCTGATTACTCATTGTCGTCTGAATCTGACTACTCAGATGAGGAAAGCAATGCAGGTATGAACTTGCCAGATGTGCTTTTCTcacaaaaattataatttagatCTTACTGCAGTTACTTTAATTTATTCGTTAACTGAAGCATTGCATTTGATGTAGGATCTTGTGCCTCGTCAGGGAAGAAGGGTACAGGGAGAAGCGGGTAAGTTAATAATTGTATCTCTTCAACAACTTAAATGTGTTCATTTTCAATATGATCTTTCGTTCTCATCGCACTCGTTCTATCTTCAAGCAGATATTCTAGCATAAACGGTAAACCGGCAAGAAGGATAAAAAATGATGACATTTTTCTTAAGTCGAGCGTCTACAAGAAGGTGTTTGAAGCAACGAAGTCACAACCGGAAGAAGACAGCGAGGCTCCTGAATTTATTCCAGACAGTCAGCCTCCTGCCAAGTAGAGACGTTGCTATAATTTCAGAATGTAGTTTTGTGGGTTTTTCTCTAATGGACGAGTCTTTAGGGGCAGTTGATAGGAGGGTTTTTCGTTCAATACTTCTACATTTTGTTCCATGGTTTAGGCAAAACTAGAACCTATCACCCCCCTCATCTTCCGCTTGTTTGTACTTTATGTTGTATCAGTAGCCAACAAAATCATGCATTTTTTCCATTAAGATTGGATCCCATCTTTGTAATCCATAGCATTCCATTCTTAACTCTTATCAAAAGTGTAGTCTCAAAGTATGCCTAGTATGATTATGGCGCAATCGTTGGAAACCAGATTGAGcctttttatgtattttatgCATAGCACCCTACCAACACGACTTCATTGTAGACAATATTATCATAAAAACATTATGAACTAGCTAGCACTTTCTGATTTGCTATTTCAAACTGGCCGGACTATTGTCAGCAAGGTATGCCCTAAACCTTCAAACTGCAAAAGAATGTGTCTtcaccccaaaaaaaaaattgcaaaatttgttattactttcaagcttcaagtcttcaaccaATATGTTGTATTTAATGAGAAAGTCGTCGGTTTTCCTTCAAATGTAGATTTTTTCAGTTGTTGTAGCTGGTTGCATAGCTCAGTATAGATTATTCTTAGAATTTATGTATAAAGCAATTAGTATGATTGTGATCTCTGAATAAATGTGATCTTAAGCGAATGAACGATCAAGCCAAACCATGTTGACAAAAACAGAGAGTGAACACATAGGTATATTCGCCAAAGTGTACATCACTCGTAAATtctaatttgaattttgaataaacaaaaaaatatcacCCAATCACAATTGTTGGATGGCTTTGTCTTCCTTTTTCCGGAAGACGACCTCGGTGTCCAACCCGAATCCGTCAACGCTCCTGACACGAACCAAGTCAGAGCGCCGGAACATCTCCACCAACGGCCTCACACTGAACAAGTCGTTGGCCGAGTACTTATCACCCCGCTTCGATATCGCCACATGCAACACGCACACGCCGCCGGGCCTCAAAGTCCGTTCGATCTCTGCCACGAACTTCCGAGGGTACAGAGCGTGGTCGAACACGTTTGAGAATTCAAAGTCGAATGTATCATTCTGAAAAGGCTGGTTGTGGAAGTCACCCTCCACGACCAGAGGAGGGCAGGGCACGAGGTCCATTCCTATCGAGTCTGCTACTCCGACTCGCCTTAAGGCCGCGACCTCCTGCCCCACTCGGGCGCCGATAGAAAGTGCCCGGGAGTTGTTGAACAGTAGGTCTTCCTGCTTTAAACGAGAGAAGAACTCGGAGAAGACCTGGATTTTGCGGTCCCAGTCGCGGGTGGTCCAGACCTTGCGGAgcttagggtttagggttttgttgAGCTGCCGCTGGAGGTAGGTCTTGTATGAGGTGTAGCCCGAGCGGATGCGGAGATCCGGGACTTGGACGCTGTGCGGCAGAGAGTGGTCGATGATGGCGGTGGGGTGGAGGTTGTGCTTGACGTGGAGGAAAAGATAGAGGACAGggaggaagaaaaggaaagagagcAGTATTATGTATTTGAAGGTGGCTTGTCGATTTGGACGAGGGCTGTATTTCGGGTGTGTGGGAGTGCTGGATTTCATGGATGTGGGAGTCATGACAACCGGCGCTTTCTTTGCTCACTCTGTCTTCCTCCGGCTCCGGATCCGGTTCGGTCTTGGTTTGGTCGCTAGGGCAACGGAAAcgtgtatataactatatattggGGCGGAGAAGAGGGAGAGGGATATCCGGGAACGGATTTATTTTCTGTTAATTCGTAGGGTTTTATATGGTAAATGGAGCCCGTAAATGGAACAGAGAGGTTTGAGTGACAGAAGAATAAGAGGAAGGGCGTGACAGACAACAATATTGTTAGTGATGAGTTAGTTCATGCAAGATGGTTTTTGTTGGATGAAACAGAACTAGCATGAATGGAATATTTGGACCAACACCTAAATAGACCCTATATTATGGTTTAGGAGTCTCCGGTGGTGATTAGTTTGAACCTATTAAGCAACACCAAAAGAACATGTGGTAAAATTAGTGCGCATGCACTAGATGAAGTGGGCTATACTTTTGTGTGTAATGTGATTATAATTATTTCTTTTGATTATTGCTTTTAAGCCCTAATCCTGACGATAGTTGCGAAGTGCGGTAATGTGGGATTGAGGACGGCTCTTGGCTTTTGGCTCTTGGCTTCTTACTTTCTTAGCTATGATCTCCGACTTGTGTTCATCATTTGGTATCGATGATGGCTAGTTAGTCAGTTTTTTCGTTTGGCTTTCAGTTTCCTCATTCGATAATGCAACCCAACTATCTTCGAAACGTTACAGTGATCAGCAAATTCGTTGAATTAGTTGATAAGCATAACCTTTCGGTTGTGTATTATACTTTAAGTCATGTATAACATCATGTCCAATATATGGTTCTAGAGCCGTAGCCTCCTTTGCTAAACTCATTGGCTTATGTATAGCATCATGTCCATTGAAGGTCGTAGACTCGTAGCTTAAGTCGATCGCCACACATGGAATTATTAAAATGCACTAGAATATCAATATTATATTTATAGGACTCAGAAGCTAGCTAGTAGTTGGAAACATTAAGGAACAGTtacttcctcatcatcaaaacaACATTGATCACTGTCACAACATTGATTTGATTAGTTACCACAAAGATGCAGGGAGGGTGTGCTTCAATTTCGTATGTTATCTGAGGTAACGACCCAAATTGGACTTTATAGCTGCTATGAAATTTAGTATGATACACAGAAGTTACACATCAAAATGATCAAATCTACTAATAATATTATCTGAACACTTGGAGCATTTGGACAACAGggaacaaagaaaaaaggtTACTACTTAACATGAAAGATCGAGATATAATCGACAACATAAAGGTGCAAATTACAAGTGATTATTAACTTTGTGCCATCGCACCCTTCACAAAATCCAGGACCGATCTTATCAATCTGACCTCATCTTGTTAAGCTGGTTCAAAGCTGGTTGCAGAATGTTGTAGAGCACCCAAAGAATAGCCGGAGCCACCACAATGAGGAGGAGCGTTCCCCTGCTATCACCGGCCTTTGCTGCTTCTTCAGCAAGCATGGCCATTTCATTGGCAGAAGCTTCAGGAGTTGACATGAACCCCGAAGCTGCAAGTCCGCCGAGCCCTAGGCCAACGATGACGCTCTTGTTGGTCATGCGGTTGATTTGGTTGAGAGCAGGCTGGAAGATGTTGAAGAGGACCCATGCAATGGCGGGAATGAGGGGGAGGAGGAGGGCTAGGCCACGGTTGTCGCCTTCGGCGAGTTGAGCAACTTGTTGAGCAGCCAAGGCTGGTTCGGATGCGCTTATGGTGGCGAAGATGGCTCCGGCTAGGGCTGAGCTGGTTAGACCTTTTGGGAGGTTTTGGATGGAGAGGAGGGAGATAGGTTTTGTGGTGGTGATTGGCTTGAGGTTGGGGAGTTTAACTGAGTTGGTGGTGCTGCTTAAGCACTTGGCGTTCATTATTGCCATTGTAGTAGCCATTGTTGCTGCCATTGATTACTTCTGTTTCTTCTTGGAGTGGTGGAGCTAGCTTGAGATTGATCTGCTAGAAGTTTCAGGTAAAATGCAAAGGATGGATTGATAGGCTTCAATGGTTGGTTGCTGGTTGTAGTTGAAAATATGGAATATAGAGGGTGGGGTAGAGGGAGGGAAATGAGAACCAATGGAATTGTGTTATGTGGATTGTTTTCTTATCCAGAAAGGAGTGTGATTGGTGGGATTTCGACCTCATGTTCGTGACCAACACACTTTCTTATCTCTTGTTGTTACTGAGAAAATTGGTAGCTAAATCATGCAGTTTGTGAACGCTAAGCTTCTAGCTTCTATGTTTACTAGTCGTCATGCAGCTGACTATACAGCCCATACATAGTTAACGGCCTACCCTTAATCTGGATCGACTGTAACAGTTACATACACTGTGAACACTAATACACATGCTAATAAAGGCATACATTGTTCTCGTCCAATCTGCTTCCGACTCACTCTTTAAATTTAGTACAACATATCTGAACAGTCTCTTAAGTTTTCTAAAATTCATCTCACCGAGATTGATTTTGGTCGGGATCAAAACGGAACAGAAATATACACACTAGAAGGTTGTTTCTGATTGTGTTCCAAGAACCGTTTAGGAACTGAAACCGAACTAGTTTTAAATATTTCGATTCTTTTAACGGTTCCTCCTCTTAGATTCACATAACCCGAATCGTGTAAGGAACATGGTTCGATTCACGGTTCTTGAAAATTTTAAGTACTTTTAGAACCATTTACAGCCCTACCCGGGGTCTAACCTAGAATATCCCAAACATAACCCAACGGGTAAACTTGTATTACAACGAAACGAAGTTCAAAACCGAAAGCCGAGAACCATAGGCCTACGAGATCCTCTGAACTTGGGCTTCAACACAATAGTGACACTTTAGGGAGTGACTAGACTCATCACTCACGAAAGCAAACACGACACGTCGTTGCACAGATATTTTAGCTCCCAGCATTGTTGGAACTAGAGTCTTGGAAATGAGAAACCCCCCAAAACCAAACCCCGTCTCCCTCATTCCCCGGAAAACGAAAACTCATATGCTCCTCCTAAACCCAACCTCACCCTCTACCTCCttctagggtttccaatttccCCCAATTTCAAATTCCCCAATCCCTCCATTAAAAATGACTACTTTACTCTCCTTCCACCCCACGCCACTCCTCCCCCGCAACCCTCTCCTCCCCCGcacccaccaccaccaccgcacCACCCACTTCCTCCGCCCCTCCTTCCCCGTCGCCCGCCTCAATTTCGGGTCGGGTCCAATCCCCGACCCGGACGAATTCAAGGAGCTCCTCACCAAAGCCGAGAGCTTGCTCTACACGGTGGCCGACGCGGCGGTCTCTGCCCAGTCGTCGACGGAGAACCTAACCAGTACGAAGCAGAGCAGCAACGATTGGCTGTCTGGGATTACGAACTACCTGGAAAGCGGGCTCAAGGTTTTGAAGGATGGGCTTTCGAGTGTTCATGTGCCTTACTCGTATGGATTCGCCATTATATTGTTGACTGTTATTGTTAAAGCTGCGACCTTTCCTTTGACGAAGAAGCAAGTCGAGTCGACTATGGCTATGAAGTCGTTGCAGCCTCAGATAAAAGCTATACAAGAACGCTACGCTGGAGATCAGGTAGAAATTTCAGTGCTTTTTTTTACTGTGTTTGATTTACTTTGTGAATTTTTGTGTTACTGTTTTTAATGTGTAGGAGAGAATTCAACTCGAGACTGCGCGGTTGTATAAACTAGCTGGCATAAACCCATTGGCAGGTacattgttgtttttttttgttggattggttttggagtttgaatttggatgttgaggatgttgttgttgtggtTATGTTGGTAGGATGTTTGCCTACGCTTGCGACGATACCAATATGGATTGGTTTGTATAGGGCTCTTTCGAATGTGGCTGATGAGGTGCTTTACTggctttgtgtttgttttcattgGTTTGTTAGCAGATTGTTGTTTGTGAACCCAGTTTTGATGAATGTTTAATGTTGCTTTACTAGGGACTCCTTACGGAAGGGTTTTTTTGGATACCCTCGTTGGCTGGTCCTATAACAATTGCCGCTCGAAGTAGTGGCAGTGGTATCTCGTGGCTCTTCCCCTTTATAGTGAGTAGTCTTCCCTGGCAACTCTGTGTAACTTATACTGCATGAGCTTTATTATTTTGAAACGGAATTTGTTATCGTGTTTGGTTATCGTGTAATTTTCAGGATGGTCATCCACCCCTTGGATGGTCAGACACCTTTGCATATCTTGTCTTGCCAGTTTTGCTGGTTGTCTCGCAGTACGTATCTGTTCAATTTATGCAGGCATCACAACCACAGGTCTATCTTTTCTCTGATCTGTATTGGCCCCTTGTAAAACTAGCACTTAAAAGGGAATTCTCATGATCTGTTTTCTCCTATGTGTTTAACCTTTCTTTTGTAACGAATTATATTTCTTTCAGACTAGTGATCCAAACATGAAGAGTTCTCAAGCGATTACCAAGTTTCTTCCTTTGATAATTGGTTACTTTTCTCTCTCAGTTCCTTCCGGTCTAAGTCTCTA
This is a stretch of genomic DNA from Argentina anserina chromosome 4, drPotAnse1.1, whole genome shotgun sequence. It encodes these proteins:
- the LOC126792703 gene encoding uncharacterized protein LOC126792703; protein product: MTPTSMKSSTPTHPKYSPRPNRQATFKYIILLSFLFFLPVLYLFLHVKHNLHPTAIIDHSLPHSVQVPDLRIRSGYTSYKTYLQRQLNKTLNPKLRKVWTTRDWDRKIQVFSEFFSRLKQEDLLFNNSRALSIGARVGQEVAALRRVGVADSIGMDLVPCPPLVVEGDFHNQPFQNDTFDFEFSNVFDHALYPRKFVAEIERTLRPGGVCVLHVAISKRGDKYSANDLFSVRPLVEMFRRSDLVRVRSVDGFGLDTEVVFRKKEDKAIQQL
- the LOC126792710 gene encoding photosystem II core complex proteins psbY, chloroplastic, which gives rise to MAATMATTMAIMNAKCLSSTTNSVKLPNLKPITTTKPISLLSIQNLPKGLTSSALAGAIFATISASEPALAAQQVAQLAEGDNRGLALLLPLIPAIAWVLFNIFQPALNQINRMTNKSVIVGLGLGGLAASGFMSTPEASANEMAMLAEEAAKAGDSRGTLLLIVVAPAILWVLYNILQPALNQLNKMRSD
- the LOC126792687 gene encoding ALBINO3-like protein 1, chloroplastic, whose amino-acid sequence is MTTLLSFHPTPLLPRNPLLPRTHHHHRTTHFLRPSFPVARLNFGSGPIPDPDEFKELLTKAESLLYTVADAAVSAQSSTENLTSTKQSSNDWLSGITNYLESGLKVLKDGLSSVHVPYSYGFAIILLTVIVKAATFPLTKKQVESTMAMKSLQPQIKAIQERYAGDQERIQLETARLYKLAGINPLAGCLPTLATIPIWIGLYRALSNVADEGLLTEGFFWIPSLAGPITIAARSSGSGISWLFPFIDGHPPLGWSDTFAYLVLPVLLVVSQYVSVQFMQASQPQTSDPNMKSSQAITKFLPLIIGYFSLSVPSGLSLYWLTNNVLSTAQQVWLQKFGGAKNPISQLSDTIIREEKPQIKKSVPALTSTQMDAKQEVKLTSEGLRPGERFRMIKEQESRRKRQREEEKRKLEEAADKGTPITNEIHGEARLLERENGVAVEVVVEKREEVESESTNHNSSNGVPVNGSGCIQDLKEDKEMLSAQMESSEVSTVLNNEHESHDIREKEKEAVKVQSSTTTMDKTVSGEVRE